The Fusarium fujikuroi IMI 58289 draft genome, chromosome FFUJ_chr05 DNA segment TCGAGAAGTTGTTTAACTGAAGAACAACATGAGTCACTCAATTTACCGCTATCTCACACCGTTCATGTAAGCCTCCCCACTTGTCTTCGCCGCTTAAGCCGCAGCTTGCGGCAAGATCCTTCTATGATAGACGATGATTGCCCTGGTGTTGACTCCTACAAGTATCTCGGCCAACTCCTTTCGGAAGGTGGATTAGTCCGATGCAGATGTCTCCAGACTCAGAGGAGACTTATATGATGGCACGCGACGGATGCAAGTTCTCGGTCTATATGAATATTTCTTTACTCTAATGGCCTGGTATGTCCAGTATGACCATCCGCCACTTGCTTCTAGACCAAGATCTTTGAACTCGATACAAGTCCACCTATATAGTGTAGCTTAATCCAACATGTGGTATGCGCCATGCCAAAATCAAATTAAATCAAATCAGAAAAAAGTGCACGCTGCCGCCTTCGTGTCCCAGAGTTGGCATCTCTCTATAGCTTGGCGCTCTCGCCGACAGCGCCAATCTTGAGGTCCTTGCCATACTTTGCCAGGACATGCTCGTTGTGGTACTTCCAGAAGGCCTTGGTAGCGTTCTTTCCAGACCAGCGCTTCAGGATCTTGGCACCACCGGGATGTTCGTCGATGAACTCTACGGGTGTTTGTCAGCTTCCATTTGTTCTGCGAGTTTGGGTTCGGTAGTCGTACTGGTCACGTCGTAAAcgtcattctcaacaatgAGCCAGAAACCGTTGGCCTCATCCTTGTGCTTTCCAACCTCAGCGGTAGTATATGTCTCGGACATTttgtaaggtaggtagttataaAAGTCGAGTTACAAGGGAAATGAGAAGTTGACGAAAGAATTGAGCTGTAGATGAAAGCGTAGGTGATAAATGAATAAATTGAATTGGCGAGCttggaaaagaaacaaggaGTTCTTTCCGGGGCGCCGTCGGCAGGTGGGGGCTTGCCTCGGTTCACGGTCACGAGCAGCACCTTCACCCATTGCAGAAGCCCGGGGACCGGGGGAGCTGGGGAAGTGCGCTAGGAAAGCTACTAAGCCGGGTAGTCTGCACCTATCACAGGGAAGCAATTGTCAACTTTCACAAGGAAGCACTCGATTTGAAGCCCCAGTTCGTCCCCGTCGGCACCTATTACTCAACATGGCCCTATTAGAGTCCAACTTTGAAGGGATGAGCTATCTACTACTGTAACAGATTGCTGATGTATATTTCCTGATGATTTGCAGAAACTGGGAAAATGCTCTCTAAACTATAACTCAACGTCCTTGGTAGTATGCCGCTTCTCTGCACTCTGATGTGACTTTGGCGCTCTATACCCTTTATTCGTTGGTTCATAAATGCTGGTCAGCTTATTATACGACAACTGTAGTAGATCGTCTTCTGATCGCGTCACGGAATCGGTCCGCAAACGCTGCTGTTCCACGACAATCACTCTCCGCTcgcttctcaagagcctttGGCAGCCATTCACTGATCTTTACAATCCGATTTTCGTTCTACGTCTCGTCAGTTCGCCTGATTCTCTCAGCAATATGTGTTAGACTTACGGATGGATGAGTGCTCAGCATTTCTggggcttcttctccactGGCATGCTGAAGCGCATGCATTCGCTGCCAGAAGCCTAAAGCTGCGCGTGGGTCGTAACATGCTTCGGCCATCATCATTAGGCCGATGTAGTCTGCCTCGCTCTCCTGCTTTCGACCCATGGGAAGGTAGAAGAGTAGATCTTGCAGGTAATATCCTCCCACGACATTCCAGAGTCCAAAGAGTGCAAGACCGGGCAGAGCTCCAGCGAGGAAGAACAAACTTCCGGCTGTAAGATTTCCTACCCATGCAGCAGAGAGGCGCTCTGCTGCGTGAGAGGCTGTATTATGCGCGATCTCGTGCCCTAATACTGCTGCGAGGGCATCCTCACTGCGGCAGACGTTGATAATACCACTATGCACAAACACTTTACCCCCAGGGAGGATAAAGGCGTTTGCTGTTCCTATGGCCAAAGGTCAGCAAACCCACAGTCTCGCTGCACATGGATCACCAAAACGTACTATTATCAGCTATCACGAATATCTCCCAATTGAGGTCCGCCATGCCGCTCACGGGGATTAGCTTCTTCATTACCCTCCTGACCAGGATAGTCCTTGGATCCCATTCTGATAGAAAATGACCACCTTGCGCTCTGACCTGCTCGATAACCTGTGTAGCTGCTTTCGAATGCGCGCGTGCGACCATGGAATCAGAGAGGAAGTTGAATCTTCGACGGCCTGTAACCGGAACGGTTTGAGAGTTGTAGAAGTAGAAGCCGATGGCAGCGAGGACGGTTGCTATCACGGTGAGACGCGAATTACGGCTGCTGCCCGCTTGTGTGAACTTGCGCGCTGCGCGATGTGGGACGAGGGGTCGCGCAGCTTGTAGGCGCCCTTGTAGTTCTCGTTCGGAATGTTGTTGGGGACGATAATGGCATTGCGAAAAGGTCCTGCGACGAGGGATAGAGGATATGACGGTGCGATGAATAAGGAAAATGGTAGGACGGTTTATGCTCAGTGACGGCTTTTGAAGCAAACGAGGGGCAGTCATTGTCGGATTCAGCGGCCGGCGTGATTCGGTCAATTGTCGTGCTGCTACCCCGGATTTCGTTCTTCAATTTAAAACAAGGATAGATCGAGCAAATATCACGAAGCAAGCGCGCCGCAGAGTTGGCGATTGTGTGCTTGCTTATGTTGCTTTGTCTCGTGATAGTTATTGGTTCAGCACAGCTGCACAGGTGAGAAGACGCTTCAGGGCATGGTTTGCGTCATGGTCAGTCTGCAGCCTTCCCGCTATCGGGGACCTATCCTAAGTGTAGGATAGATTTGATAAGTTCAGTGGGTCTTTAGACTAATGTATTTTGGTTGGTAGCTAAGAAGGTCTTGCTCTAAAGACGGCCCGGCTAAAAACGCTGAGGCACCTCCTGCGTCAATAACCTGAGAGCATGTACTACACCGATGCTTTTAAGAAAGAAATATGCAATGAAATATTTACTTCATTTTCATCCTCAAACTTCATAAATTTTCATAGATAAGTAAAGAAAACAGAAGTCAAAGTACTTCTTTCCATGAGATGGAAGACTCCACCTTTATGGTATTCTTTGCTGGCAGCTGTTGCAGCCCTCCTTAATTTTCTGTCCGTTCGAGAGACCCTTGGGCTCAACATCCACTCATGAATGCACAAGCGTATAGCTCTGCAGTTATTACCAATGAATAACAGACCAGTCTGATCATCACTGGCACCTAGTACTTAGCGACTGACACACCATTGTTCATCTgcaccaagaagatcttATTCATAAGGTACTAATCTAGTGGCCGGTGTCTGTTGCTTGGGATTTCCGAATAGTATCACGAACTACACTAACATATTTGCTTCCCCATCACAAACCCAACAGCTGACATCCAGATTCAAGCTTTGCTATCACACAGAAACCTTTGTCATATACAATCAACGGCTTGTTATTGTAGGCGTATGACCCGGAAACTACGGGCTTGGCCCGACCACCACGCGATGGAGCATATTCGCCATGGGTAGCTCACTTCAGAGCAACTCTGACATCGTCTCAGCAACCTAACCTTAGAACAAACTCCCTGTTAAATTCCAAACTCCAATTTTTCACCTCTTTATCCTACTCTGAGTTCTGAGCTCGTAATCATTCCCTGGAGGTCAGACTTTGGCTTACACCACCATCGTTTGCTAACATGATACTAGCTTCTTTGAGTAGTTTTGAATCCTGCATCACACCAAGAGGGTCCCGTTTTGCAGGCCCTCTTATCAAACATCCCATCACATTGGTGTGGGCGCAACGGCAGCGAACCATACATTCAACGTCTTATAGTCAAATGTGTAAGCTCTGTCGTTACGCTATCAGTCCCTTGCTCACTCTCTATTCAGGGGTATAAAAGGAGCAGTCTATCTTTCAACTGCTGCCAGCCCAAAAACAATTCTCATCCTCTATCATATTCTCAAAACGATTGCCTGCTTTATTTGATACCAAACACAGGATGGGCGAACTCGTCAACGGCGAGCCTGACTTGGGCACCATCAAACCTTCATTCACCTCTTCATCTGAACCTGAAAATTCTCAGTCAAAGTCTCTCATCCAGGCTCTATCCTTGGAGCCTCATATCGAGGGAGGCTACTTCCGTCAAACCGATGCAAATCCTACTACCATTCTTTCTCCCTATTCATCCGAAGCTCTCTCCCATGAGACTCTAGCTCTTTCGGGCCCTGCTCGTGACGGTTACAGGGCGGACACACGGCGTCTCTCTACCACCATTTACTACCTGCTAACCCCACGCCATAGTCAGGGGAACTTCCATCGCAACCGCAGTCGTGTGATTCATACTTTGCATCGTGGACGGGGACGCTATGTACTCATCCACTCTGATGGGCGCATCGAGTCTTTTATCGTCGGTAATGCGGTTGAACGAGGCGAGCGTATACAATGGATCGTTGAAGGCGATGTCTGGAAGGCAAGTTACTTGCTCCCCAACGAGCCAGATACCGGCCATGAATCAAATAGGGAGGAAACTGGGGGCTTGCTGATCTCAGAGACGGTTGTGCCTGGCTTTGAATATCACGACCATGCATTCCTCACTCAACAAGGAATTCGTGGACTACTCAACGAAGAGCAAGCCCGCGAACTGGACTGGCTCGTGAGAAGATCGGAGTAAATGCTTGAGGACAGTGATTAGGCCTGACATTTGTGAAAGAGGAGACAGTTGTATAAGAAACGAAACGGTTCGCCTCTGTAGCATTTTTTTGGAAACGTGTTATGTCGTCTGACAATCTCATTGCCATTGATTACAGACTCCAAGGCTTCAGAAAAGGCGGCTATCAAAAGTCCAGGTCGGTACGATGTTGTACCCAAACCCCTATCAATACATTATTCTAGTCATGTGCGTCGTATCGACGTTATTGGGTATCGTGGTTATGAAAGGCCAAAGTCGTCCCCATGGCCGCTATGCATCGTTCGTGAGGTGGTTTATAGGTGTTGAAATTAGTCCTTCTGAACCGTTTGCCCAGCTCCTTTCCTGAACTATTAAGGTTCAATAAGTGGTTATAGTTCATTCCAATCCCCAGTGTTTGCCCTTCACGTAAATGGCACTCGTGTGACAGGCCGTTCACCTGGGAATGGCTTCCTGCCAATGATGACGTGTATTGGTATATAAGCGTGAATCCGCGTGTCGATCAGCTCTCGTCGGACATCAACCAGTGCCACCTGTGACTTTGAGTCAAATAAGTCCGAGAAACCTTGACAGTATACTTACCTCAATCTGCGCAGGAGTTCTCTCGTAGACGCGGTTGAACAGTGTGAAAGAGAAGCCGCTGAGGCCCATCAAGAAATTCCTTTCCCACATGCGCCCAAGTTCCTTTAGGCGTTCATCCTTTGGCCAGCCATTCATGGGCATTTTGAAGATTCGCTCTTGAACGTCAACAAAACCCGCCTGCACATATGCCTCACGAACATGGGCAGCAACATTGGTGGGCCGGCCCATCAATTCTGAAGCTTTATTGATTTCGCGGAACCATGTTGCAAGAGGTCCGTCCGGTGGAAGGGTTTCATCATCAGACATTATAACGGCATCGTATTCCTGCGACTCGAACCACCCTCCTGGCTTCAGTGTCTGAAAGGCTTGGTCCGCAATCTGCTCCTTGAAGCTAGCCCAGCAGCCAGATGTGACACGGGTATGAATGTAATCGAAAGGCTGAGAGTAATCCCAAGGCTCAGAGCTAGAAGGTAGTAAGTTTCCAAAGAGTCATATGAGGCCTGGATGTTGACATACGAATCTTCGACGTAAAAGTTCACGTTCGGGGGCACTTTTCGAGGCTGTATTGGTGAAAGGTCGGTTGCAACTACTTCTGTTTCCGGAAACAAGTCGCCCATTTTGATTGCCCAGTCACCAGTACCAGTAGCAATATCGAGGATATTTACAGGCGGTGCTCTCCTTGACAGTGGTGCAAAGTAAAGACGCTCACCGAAGAGTTTTACTAATGCTTCATTCTGTAAATCAAGTCGCTCACGCTCTAGTTGGTCGTTGGGGAACGCGTATGCTAAAAGGCGTCATTAGTGGTGCATGCTGGTGAATGAATAGACAAAGCTTACAGCCAGCCCGGTAGGCATGATACGTTCGCCCAAATTCTTCTGGGAAATTCTGTACGCTGTCTGTGAGAGATTCAGAGTCTCTGATAGTTCTTGTTAGGCGGGATTAACACGGTGAAGGTGCACTATGGGCTTCGACAACTTACATGCCTTGAGCATCAGGCTACACAAAGTCAGCATACCCTCGAGCTAAATGGGAGGTACAGAAGAAAAAGTACATACATCCGGCTCAATGAAACTGTTCCCGCCAGAATTTGAAGCGGAACAGTTAAAAGTAAACTGAAAATGGTGAAGACTTGAAGGTGAAGAGTCAGGCACATTGCCATGACTTGGTGACTGCGCTGTCATTACAGCAGGCGCCATAAGGCAGTCACAGTTATGTATGACAAGGACTGAGTATCAGGCAAAAGAACAGAAGCGGCTCTTAGCTGAAATCATGAAGAAAAAGGGCAACTCAACCCGATGCTGCGAGTAACTGCGCTTCTCGGACTTGGAGCTGAGAAACGCTGAGACTTCACGCTGCCGACTGTCCCAAAGGTTAAAGAGTCCTAAAGTCGTTCTGATTAACGACTTGGTAGTCAATTATGGATACCGATGCGGAGCCAAAATCCAATGGTAACATGAATCGAATATGTGCGTGGGTGGTAATCGCGGATAGCAGCACGAGACAATTCGACAGAGAGGTTATTGGTGGTATCGTGGATCGTGCAGCACAATGAGGGGAAGACGGGAGCAAAAGACGATCGACACTAACTACTGACCCGTCTCTCTAAGGGGAACGCTTAGAGCGGCATCAGGAAGAAGTGCTATGTAGTACCAGCGAGATCAAGAGAGACCAGGAGCTAGAGTAGGTAGGAGAGTCGGGAAATAGAAGCTAGTTATGGAAatggagaagggcaagaagcttgaatgGAATCCCCGCTCTCTGTAGAAACACCAGAAGAAAAGCAGCCAAGCCCAGAAGAGCAATGCATAAAGCAAGGGACAAGGGCCAGTTGAAAGGGAACGGGAAGCGACCCAAACACCTGGTGCGACCGAGGTCTGAAGAGTGGATTCAGACAGAGTAGCTAACTTAGCAAAGGGGACCAAGAG contains these protein-coding regions:
- a CDS encoding probable cytochrome b5; protein product: MSETYTTAEVGKHKDEANGFWLIVENDVYDVTKFIDEHPGGAKILKRWSGKNATKAFWKYHNEHVLAKYGKDLKIGAVGESAKL
- a CDS encoding related to OMA1-metalloendopeptidase of the mitochondrial inner membrane, translated to MTAPRLLQKPSLSINRPTIFLIHRTVISSIPRRRTFSQCHYRPQQHSERELQGRLQAARPLVPHRAARKFTQAGSSRNSRLTVIATVLAAIGFYFYNSQTVPVTGRRRFNFLSDSMVARAHSKAATQVIEQVRAQGGHFLSEWDPRTILVRRVMKKLIPVSGMADLNWEIFVIADNRTANAFILPGGKVFVHSGIINVCRSEDALAAVLGHEIAHNTASHAAERLSAAWVGNLTAGSLFFLAGALPGLALFGLWNVVGGYYLQDLLFYLPMGRKQESEADYIGLMMMAEACYDPRAALGFWQRMHALQHASGEEAPEMLSTHPSNENRIVKISEWLPKALEKRAESDCRGTAAFADRFRDAIRRRSTTVVV
- a CDS encoding related to methyltransferase, encoding MTAQSPSHGNVPDSSPSSLHHFQFTFNCSASNSGGNSFIEPDPDAQGIDSESLTDSVQNFPEEFGRTYHAYRAGSYAFPNDQLERERLDLQNEALVKLFGERLYFAPLSRRAPPVNILDIATGTGDWAIKMGDLFPETEVVATDLSPIQPRKVPPNVNFYVEDSSEPWDYSQPFDYIHTRVTSGCWASFKEQIADQAFQTLKPGGWFESQEYDAVIMSDDETLPPDGPLATWFREINKASELMGRPTNVAAHVREAYVQAGFVDVQERIFKMPMNGWPKDERLKELGRMWERNFLMGLSGFSFTLFNRVYERTPAQIEVALVDVRRELIDTRIHAYIPIHVIIGRKPFPGERPVTRVPFT